TGTTATTAGCGTATTCTGTAGTTTTTTTTCATTCTGTGAACCCTCCTGAATGGATACAAAATCAACTGCACCGTTTTCTAATGCATCTAAAACTAATTTAGAGTCATCTTGTGAGAAACTGCTCACAATTATTGTTGGGAATAATGTTCCAGATTTCACCATTTCTTCAATGAATGTTAAGCCATCCATTTTTGGCATTTCTAAATCTAATAAAATAACATCTGGTTTTTTTGCAGAAATTTTAGATAATGCATCTTCACCATCTATTGCGGTATAAATTACTTCAATTCCATCAAGAGAAATCAAATCAGATAAATATTTTCGCACAAGATTAGAATCATTTACAATACAAACTTTGATTGGCTTTAGCTGTTGGTCTAACACGGAAAATTCATACCACCTGAAATGAAAATCATATGTTTTTTGACAGCAGAATAAAGCATGGTTTTTTAATTTAAAAAAAGAATAATAATTTGATGTGTGTTTGTGTCGAACAGACGAGTAAGCGGAAATTAATGGGGTTTTAGTTTTTCATTTAGTTCACTTTGAACTTCATGGGCACGCATTAAAGAAGTTCGAAGTTGATTGTACAAAATAGGATTGTTTTCTTTTTTTGCTTTAATTTTTAATTCAACTAATTCATCAATCAACAAATCCAAGTATTGCAGACCCCATAGATGCCCCTCTTTTTCAACATCTTGTTTTGATCTTAGATCAATTTTATCCCACATTGAATTGAGATCCGAGTGATAAGGAGTCATTACATATCATTACAACACTCAAATTAAAAAAGATTGTAAAAAATTGGAAATTTTTATTGCCAAAATTGGAAAATGGTAAAAATAGAGAGGATGATTGATTGAAACGATCTTTAATTTTGTGTTTCTTGTTTAATTATTTCCTCGATTTCAGGTAGAACACCTTCATCATTATTAACAATAGCGGGTTTTGATTCCAATTCGTCAGTAGGTTCTGAGGTTTGGGCTTCAATAGATTCAGAATTTGTCTGAGCCTTAGTTAACTGTGGAGAAATAGAGACTGCATCGTCAATATCATCAGCAGAGTCTTTCAGGAACCTAGAAACGTCAAGGAGAACAATAAGTTTCTCGTTGGCTTTAGCTATTCCTTTGATGTAGCTATTGGCTTCAAATGCACTTTGTGGGGCAGATTCAATATCTTTTGTAGGCAATCGCATTACTTCATTTACCTCATCAACTAATAACCCTGTAAGAGCTTCATTGACATCAGCTACCAGAATTCTTTGTTTTGAATTATCTGAGAGTTTAGAATCAGACAAACCAATTTTACCATTTACATCTATGATAGGAATAATTTTTCCTCTAAGATTCATGATTCCTTTCACATAGGATTTTGATTTTGGTATTTTTGTGATTGCATCTACTGTCCTAATTTCTTTGACTTGATCAATGGGTACTGCATAGTTACCTTTCTTTGCGGATTTTTCGGTAATAGTGAAGGTTACTACCTGCATCGTATCGCTTAGTACTGTTTCGGTTGACATTAAATTAATGATTAAATAAAAAGAAGATAATTATTAGTTTGTTCACAATGATCAACAATCTTGTATTATCAAAATCAGTATCCACTAAATTCTTCAATCTTTAGATCTCTTAGAGTCACACCATTTTGAATAAGAAGTGGTTTTACTTTTGAGATGGTTTCAGAAGTTCCAGAAATAAAAAACAAGGTATTTTCAAAATCTTTTACATTATTTTTTATAAGAGAAGCATCAATAGAACCAATTTTAGTTTTGACAGTTAAATTATTATTTATTTTTTCTATAGATAAAAGGTCATCATCATAAGGAATATCTTTATTTCCAGAATGAAGAACTATGATATTATTTCTAGACTTTTCTTCAGTAGCATACAAAACAATTCCAATTATTGGAACAATTCCAATACCTTCTGTAACAAATACAAGATTTTTGTTTTCATCAGGCAGTGTGAACAATCCAAAAGGACCTTTTAGTTGAATTTCAGAATTTTCTGGAAGTTGCTTAATTGATTTTTTAAAACCACTATCAGACATGTAAAATGCAAATGAAATGTATTCAGAATTATTAGGAGATGAAAGAATGTTAAATGTTCTAGTTTTTCCTTTAGGATCATTAAAAAGAAGAAAGGGCAGGGTGGCTTGGAGATGTTGTCCTGCCTTAAAAGGAAATTCATTTCCATTCAGGTGACAAGTAACTTCAAGTATCCCTCCTGGGAGTTGACGTCTTTGAACTATCGGCACATTAATTGTGATAGCCATGGATCAAACGTTGTTGGTTATTTGGTAGTCACCTACACGTAGTTTTTCAACAACTGCTTTTAGATGAGGTTTAACTGGTTTTCCTGCTTCCATGTCACGACATGCACCTTCAACACCTATCATCACCATCAATTCAGTGATAGGAGTTCTTACACCTACGTAGCCTTTGATGTTATGGTTTTCATCATAAGTAGGACTGATTGCGGTTTTGACCCAATAAATAGATCCATCTTTTGCTCTGTTTCTGACATATCCTTGGAACATTTTTCCACCAGAGATTGTTTTCCACAGCAGATCAAAGAGACCAGGATCATGCCATCCGGATTTGAGAATTCTATGGCTTTCACCCATGAGTTCTTCTGTAGGAAATCTTGCTACATCAAGGAAGAATTTGTTCATGTAGTTGATCATTCCGTCTATATCAGTGATAGATACAATTGCGGAAGTATCTAATACATCAGTGATTTCAGCTAGTGTTTTTGCAGAGGAATTTGCATCATGAAGAGTTTGTGTTTCTTTGTCTTTTGCTATAACAATTTCTTCAAAACTCTTAAGATTGGTTTGTGCAACTGATAGAATTTCTTCGCTTGCAGCAGTTGCTTCCTCAGTGCCGCTTGATACTTGTTCGGTTGCAGCTGAAATTTCTTGCATTTGGGAAACAACTTCAGTGATTGATGTGGCGATATCCTTGATGGATGCCAGAATGTTTGTAATTACATCATACGCATCTTGTACAACGGAATTACCTTTTTCAATGCTATCAGTTGTTTTGTCAGAAGAGTCTTTCAAGGAACTAATAAGTTCAGAGATGTCTTCTGCTCCTTTTTTGGAATTTTCTGCCAATCTTCTTACTTCATCTGCAACAACAGCAAATCCTCTTCCAACATCTCCTGCTCTTGCAGCTTCAATAGCTGCATTGAGTGCCAAAAGGTTTGTTTGTTCAGCGATTTGAGTAATAAAACCAGTCATATTATCAACTTTAGCCAATTCTGTTGCTAGTTTCTTTACATCATTTGATGATTCTGAAACAATAGATTTCATGCTATCCATCTTACTCATTCCCTTTTCAGCATCAGTGCTGATAGTTTGGGTAATTTGTTCGGATTGACGCATCATTTCCATGGCTTTTGTGGCATTAGATGCCACACCCTGAATTGCAGTTGCGATGGATTGAATGGATTGCGATATCTCTTCAATACCACTGGTTTGACTTTTTGTTGCAGATTCAAGTTCAGCAACAGTGCCACTAAGCTGTTCAGATACTGCCACAGCCTCATCAAATGATCTGAGGACCTTTGTGGTTAGTGTTTCATCTCCTGAAGAAGCATTAGTAGGGGACATGGATTTATTTTTGGTTGTTTTTTTGTCGACGATTTTGGTTGTCTGTATTGTCATGATAAAATCAAAGGTTATTTTCTAGATAATGATTTGTCTGATCAGATAGAACAAACCAACTAAAAAAATAGTAACAGTGATTTCAGACTTAAATCAAATGATTTTTGATTTTTTAGTTTCTAATTGGCAGGTTGCTAAATTCATTTACAGCAGTGTTGTTATCAAGAATTCTTGGAAAGTCACATCCTAATCCTCTCAACCTTCTAATCTCATCGAGATTTTTTGTAGCCATTGCCATGGCTATTCTTGCTGTTTTTTCTGCTCCAATTCCACAATTCACAACAATGTTGAGATTTTTTTGAATCAATGCGGCCAAATTTTTTGAATGTGTTTGTGTCTGACTGTCAGAGACAATTACAAAGTTGTCTCCACCCATAAAAAATCCCAATAGGTTATTGTCATAGCAATAATATGAAATTATTTGATGAGTTGCTTGAACTAACAAGGTAATTTCGTAGGGAGATGTGTTTTTTCTCATCTGAGTAATTCCTTCTATATCCAGATGAATCAAATGAACTCCATCATTAACAGAGTCCTTTCTTATTGCAGCACTAATCAAGTTACTGCAATCCATAGAAATTTGAGCCAAGTGTGCCTGTTTATTTGCCAAGAAAGGAGATTTAGCATTTGCAATTGCCATAGAAATTTCAAAGGGGAAAAGATCTTGTAGTTTTGTTTTGATTTCAAGATGGGTAGAATAAGAAATCCCATCAGTTATTGCAAAAAATTCATCAAATCTATTTGCAAAAACTAATCCCCCGTACACGGAAAACATGTTCTGAGTGGCCTCATACAATGATGATTGATACATCTGAAGTTTGTGTTCTCTATCATTTCCAAGTGTATGAGTCCAGGAACCATAATTATCAATAGTCAACAAAGTTATTTGAACCATAATTATCACGCGTAAATTTTTGAATGATTTAGTATTTCGCTAGCCTCAAGCATCGGAATTCTGTTTGAATCAGCATATTTTTTGGCTTTATCCAAACTCAATGCTTTATGAGTAATTGAATCCATCATCTCACAAATCACAGATACAGGAGACATCTCTGCTAATCTTAGCAAATAGGTGGACATTTCGGTGTGTCCCTGCCTGGTTTTAATCAAATCAGGGGCAGATTTTAACAACGGAATGTGCCCTGGAACTTTAAACATTCTTTTAAAATAATTAATTTGGTAAGGTTCAGGCATTTCTGCAACTCTTGCCATTTCATTTGCAGTTAATGCTCGATCATAATCAGTAATGCCTGTTTTAACTTCTGTATGGTTTATCCACATTGAAAAGGAAGGATGATCACCATACTTTGTACTGTTGTATATCATATCTTTATGTTCGTCAACAGAGTATTGTTGAAGAGATTCATGCATGTATTGCAATTTTAAATTTCTA
This genomic window from Nitrosopumilus ureiphilus contains:
- a CDS encoding chemotaxis protein CheW, coding for MSTETVLSDTMQVVTFTITEKSAKKGNYAVPIDQVKEIRTVDAITKIPKSKSYVKGIMNLRGKIIPIIDVNGKIGLSDSKLSDNSKQRILVADVNEALTGLLVDEVNEVMRLPTKDIESAPQSAFEANSYIKGIAKANEKLIVLLDVSRFLKDSADDIDDAVSISPQLTKAQTNSESIEAQTSEPTDELESKPAIVNNDEGVLPEIEEIIKQETQN
- a CDS encoding FAD-dependent oxidoreductase translates to MAITINVPIVQRRQLPGGILEVTCHLNGNEFPFKAGQHLQATLPFLLFNDPKGKTRTFNILSSPNNSEYISFAFYMSDSGFKKSIKQLPENSEIQLKGPFGLFTLPDENKNLVFVTEGIGIVPIIGIVLYATEEKSRNNIIVLHSGNKDIPYDDDLLSIEKINNNLTVKTKIGSIDASLIKNNVKDFENTLFFISGTSETISKVKPLLIQNGVTLRDLKIEEFSGY
- a CDS encoding methyl-accepting chemotaxis protein, producing the protein MTIQTTKIVDKKTTKNKSMSPTNASSGDETLTTKVLRSFDEAVAVSEQLSGTVAELESATKSQTSGIEEISQSIQSIATAIQGVASNATKAMEMMRQSEQITQTISTDAEKGMSKMDSMKSIVSESSNDVKKLATELAKVDNMTGFITQIAEQTNLLALNAAIEAARAGDVGRGFAVVADEVRRLAENSKKGAEDISELISSLKDSSDKTTDSIEKGNSVVQDAYDVITNILASIKDIATSITEVVSQMQEISAATEQVSSGTEEATAASEEILSVAQTNLKSFEEIVIAKDKETQTLHDANSSAKTLAEITDVLDTSAIVSITDIDGMINYMNKFFLDVARFPTEELMGESHRILKSGWHDPGLFDLLWKTISGGKMFQGYVRNRAKDGSIYWVKTAISPTYDENHNIKGYVGVRTPITELMVMIGVEGACRDMEAGKPVKPHLKAVVEKLRVGDYQITNNV
- a CDS encoding GTP cyclohydrolase IIa; translation: MVQITLLTIDNYGSWTHTLGNDREHKLQMYQSSLYEATQNMFSVYGGLVFANRFDEFFAITDGISYSTHLEIKTKLQDLFPFEISMAIANAKSPFLANKQAHLAQISMDCSNLISAAIRKDSVNDGVHLIHLDIEGITQMRKNTSPYEITLLVQATHQIISYYCYDNNLLGFFMGGDNFVIVSDSQTQTHSKNLAALIQKNLNIVVNCGIGAEKTARIAMAMATKNLDEIRRLRGLGCDFPRILDNNTAVNEFSNLPIRN
- the ribB gene encoding 3,4-dihydroxy-2-butanone-4-phosphate synthase, producing MLDKALDYLKRGHFILLHDSSDRENEVDMVISAKHVTPEHIAQMRQFAGGLICIAVDDIISRNLKLQYMHESLQQYSVDEHKDMIYNSTKYGDHPSFSMWINHTEVKTGITDYDRALTANEMARVAEMPEPYQINYFKRMFKVPGHIPLLKSAPDLIKTRQGHTEMSTYLLRLAEMSPVSVICEMMDSITHKALSLDKAKKYADSNRIPMLEASEILNHSKIYA